The Glycine soja cultivar W05 chromosome 4, ASM419377v2, whole genome shotgun sequence genomic sequence TTCTGTTAGAATTCCGCGATCCAGCCAAAGAACAGTGCTGAAGAAAGTTGTCCATAGGCTTGCTGTGCAAAACTCTATCTTCCTTCACCCATGAGTTGAATTCCCACCATAATGGCATAACTTTATAACAAGTGAAGAAAAGGTGGGAAGCAGATTCCACTTGGCTTTGACAAAAAGGGCAAAGGACGTTTTGGAGGACAATCTGCCTACTAATTAAATTATCCTTAGAAGGAAGCCTATCCCAGAGTAATCTCCATGCAAAGGATAAAGCTGCAGGGGGGATTTTGATTTCCCAAAGCTGTCTAAAGCCACTGTTTGGCTGATGGAGAGGCTGCTCAGATCTGAGACAGTTGTAAGCAGAATTTGTAGAGAAGATTCCCGTTGGTTGAGCTCCccacacccaatcatccttcaAGTCTGCAACAGGACTTAGAGCTGAGGTCTGGTCTATAAAAGCTGTTGCTTCCCCCAATTCACTATCAAAGAGGTGCCTTCTCCAAGAAAATTTCCACTCCCAGCCATTTTCTCCAAAAATCCCCATGCTTGCCACTGTCTGGAATTTTTGAGAAGATACCTGATATAAATCTGGGTATTTTTCTCTAAGAACAGAGCCATCACCCACCCAAGAGTcttcccaaaataaaatttgatcccCGCCACCCAATTTCCAAAGAAATTGCTTGTTGACAGCGGTCATACTACTGTGCTGAACAATTGATCTTAAATCAGACCACCAAGAGGAGAAATTATGTTTATGAGGACCCTCTTCCAAGCCTCTCCAACCCCTGTATTTAGAGGAGAGAATTAGGGTCTTGTTCCAAAGAAATCATACTACTGTGCTGAACAATTAGGGTCTTGTTGTTGGTGGCTATTGTTAGAATATATGAAGAATGTCAATAAAATTTAGGTtgtcttaaaataattaaaactagcAATAGCAAGTTTCTCAGGTATTGTATGGgtaaatttaagtaaaattataatatataattaaaaaatatgatgcaCTGTGGACCTGTGTTTTGTCCACACTTCAAGCAAAAAAGAGTTCTGTTTAAGATGATGTATAGACAATAACCAGGTTTGCACCAAATGGCTTAAATTTTAGGATGAGATGGtgtttgaaaatttatattcgcttcatgatattattttcttatgtcTACCACAATCATAGTATATTACATCTTGTGGGTTTGATTCACTGTTTTTATTGAGTTCCTCTTAGCAAGCATGACTGTAAATTGTACACTAACTATTCATAATATCTTCTCAATTCTTGTTTCTATATTTGCTAGATGGTGGAGCGGCCTTTAGTTGGGGAATTGGAGTGTCCGGTAGACTTGGTCATGGTCATGAGTCAAGCGTCCTAGGATTCTTCAAAAGTTACAGGTTCTgctaattcttttcttttacaattttaaccctcattaaatatatctttgctctgttttatatatgtttggGAAAATTGCACTTGTGTGGTATAAAACTTCACACTTCACCTCCTTGGGGTTGCCCTGTTAACCCATAACAAACATTGTGCTGTTTTCCATCCTTTTTTTCAGTGGAATGTATATTtagaacttattttaaaaatctctAATTCTCATTCTTCTTTTCAGTTTTACTCTCCTAGATTGGGCAGTCATTTTCCCACCCTTTTTTTGCTACCTTGCACTTAGGAGTTGGAATAGGCCATGCCGCATAAGAGAGGCCTATGGCGTAGTCCACATTAGGCCTGGGTAAAGCCAgggtttttaatgaaataaactaGGTCAAGAGGTTTATAAAAGTCAAGTTTTAGGTCATTCAAAGCTTTTTAGGCCTAACAAGCTGACctattttagtaaatatttttttgttagtattattattatattaaaattttcataatgtattaaaaatcatgtttaTTTACCTTTTTAAATGTTAAGCATGTTGACTTACATAAATAGTTGAGCCTATAAACTTattgaatgataaatttaaGCCCTGTTTCATTAGAGGTCTTATTGCAAAATAGACTTTTAAATAAGTTATCATGAAGGTCAATTTAGACCATAAGATTAGGCTTATATAGTTATATCGTATAAACAAATTAGACTTAACTTTTATAAAGCCTAGCCTACCTTCCTTTCATTTTTGTCTCATGCCTTGAGTAGCAATGgttttaattttcttagttTATAGTTTGTTTTCCAAAACCATTGTTcattttggttaaattgttgTTGAGAATATTGGTCGCAGAGATGCCTATGATGACTGCCATTTGGATTGTCATCTCtgtacataatatatatatatatatagggggTAACCTTAGAGACATACATAGATTGGCTGACTGTAAACAATAAGAGGAAAACAGATACAgcaaaaagtataatattaatgattaattgagaaacattaatttaacaaaaaacatAGTATACAAATTCTAACAGATAATTTAGCTTATATAGAACTCAAGCCAAGTTAATACATAATTTATAGCGACAATACCTTAAAGAGGTGcatgatttttctcttttaataatGGGTCTTGcatattctttttttgtaattgaTTTAAGTTGTTGCAATTTAATGTACTAGTTACATACATaacttaatttgtttattttcttgtaCTTGACCTTTTaacttaaagattaaaaaaagatcAGAAGTGCTTGTGACTTTTATCCAATTTGAATTCTGTACAAAAATGTGACACTTTGAATATATTAAAGAATACCTTTTGCACTCAAAACATGTCTGTAGAATTTCGGAAATAGAAGCTTTAAGAAAAAATTCACTATGCAAACATGGCGTCTATATTTGATTCTAGAGAGGTCTAATTATCCAAACAGAGCTGCTTTGACTAGGACTCCATGCAACCTTTACCATACTATACTATTCAGTTTCTGTGTATCTGTATTGATTTACTTTTTCATATCATGCAGTGAGTATACCCCAAGGCTTATAAAGGATCTTGAAGGAATCAAGGTGTGATGTTGTCATGTTGAACGGATTGCCTTCTTGCTTCTAATTTAAGACAGTTATATTTGCTTCAAACTTTTAACTGTAATCTTTATTGTTTTGCCTTCATTCTTGAATGTGTTTAGGTAAAATACGTAGCTGCTGGGTTGCTAAATTCAGCTTGTACTGATGGTacttgaatctaattaaatcttttatctttttatatttttgtttcatacCTTATTGTACTATTCATTGGGAATTTGTTTGCTCTATCTTAATGTAAATTTTGCAGAAAACGGTTGTGTTTTTGTATTTGGTGAAAGAGGAATTGAAAAATTGGTATGTCCAATCAGAAGCTATTAGTTTTTACTCACTGTCTACTGCTTGTAATgactaatattttttcaatcaaaatattcaGCGTTTAAAGGAGATGAGCGATGCAACAAAACCATCCTTGATCAGTGAACTTCCATCCTCAAAAGAAGTTGCTTGTGGTGGCTACCACACCTGTGTCCTGACAAGTAATTCATCAGTTTCAGAACTTAACCATGTGTTGATTTGTTTGTGATCATTTCTTCACTCTATTGTTTTAATAAATAGATTCTGGTGAGCTTTATACTTGGGGTTCAAATGAAAATGGCTGCCTTGGTATTGGGTATTTCATACTTAGACTTGTTACTtggtcattttcattttttggcaTTTCCATTCTTTTTTGTATATGCACAATTgtgttttaattcttaaaattattttatctagtTCCTCAGATGTCATTCATCTACCTGAAAAGGTTCAAGGGCCATTCTTGAAGTCTTCTGTTAGCCAGGTTTCTTGTGGTTGGAAGCATACTGCAGCCATTTCTGGTAAGTTCTTCCCTTGAACAGACAGAAGAATAAAGAATTGCAATTAAGTACTTTCTTCCTATCATATTGATGTAAAGGCagctttcttttattataaacgAATAATTTCATTTCATCAAGGCACACATAAAAGAGAGCAAACAAAACATCAATGAATACCCAGTCTCTTGACAAATCTGTAAGGGAAACCCTTTTAAATACTATGTGCTTTACAACAGGTAGTGGCCAAATGTTAGAGGTGGCCATGGGTTAACTTTTATTCTGTATAACTTTATGCTCATCTTAAATTGAACCAACccatccattaaaaaaaaaatctgaaaaaagGACAGAAAAATTAATAGGATGGATTTGAGGTGGATAGGATCGGAAGGTAAAGGATTCTATGACAGAATAATTTTGTTCTGTATTTTATGTTTTGCCaaggcaaaaatatatataagagagTCACAGCAAAATCTCCTAAGATTGAGCTATACATATTGATTCTCCAAATAAAACTCCTAAGATTACGTCTAGACTAAACAAATTGATTTACATGATCTCAGGCTAATAGTACGGGATAATAATTGCACATAATTGCATACAGATTCTATTATCTCATCATGATCTCATTACCCCCCTCAAGTTGGAGCATGTAAATTACATATTTCCAACTTCCACAACAAAGAGGTGAACTGAGTGGGACCAAGAACCTTAGTAAAAATGTCAGCTAATTGTGCAGGTGTAGGAACTTAAGTAGGTGCAATATTTCCAGTGAGATACTCGTCGCGAATGAAGTGGCTGTCCACTTCGATGTGCTTGGTGCGCTCATGAAAAATCGGGTTCTTGACAATATGAAGCGCTGCTTGAATGTTACAATGAAGTCGCATAGGCTATGGAGAAGACCTTTTAACCATTTCAATTCTCTTGTTACAACTGCCATGGATCAATTCTCAGCCTCAACAAAGGAGCGAGATactgtttgttgttttttagtttttcatgaAATTGGAGAAGATCTAAGGAGAACAAATCATTCCGTAAGGAACCTACGAGTTAAAGGACATCCAGTCCAATCAGAGTCACACCAACTAGATAGTTGCAGGTCACAATCCTTACGCAACAAAATACCCTGTCCTGGATTCCCTTTGAGGTATCGAACAACACGGAGAGCAGCCTCCCAATGGGTCTCTTTAGGCGCTTGCATAAATTAAGACAGCACATGCACTCAGTATGAAAACTCGGGTTTGGTAAAACAAAGGTAAATGAGACGACCTACTAACCGCCTATACTGATTAGGATGAGGAAAAGACAAGTCTGCTGCAAGTGCCAGACGATGATTCTGTTCAATTGACACATTTGATGGCTTAGCTCTCAGAAGTCCAGCTTCGGCTATAATGTCCCCGTGTAAAAATGCATTGTgcacatccatctgatgtagtTCCCAAGATCGTGTGGCTGCTACGGCTAACATGTGCGTACTGTTATCATTTTTACAATGGGTGCAAAAgtctttgtgtaatcgatccCTTTCTTTTGATGATTGCCAAGAATTACTAACCGTGCTTTGAACTGTTCTACACTTCCATCAGATTTATGCTTTATTTTGTACACACACTTCAAGCCAAGTGCTTTCTTTCCTGAAGGCAATTGTGTGATTGTCCAAGTTCCATCAGTCTCAAATGCATGTATCTCATTTTTCATTGTATCTTTCCACCGACTGTCTTTCACCGTGTCAGTATAAGTGACAAACTCCTTTTCTTGTGAAATGGATGCAAGAAAAACACGATGTGCAAGAGAAAAATGGTCATAATTCACATAATCAGTTATGGGATAGGGTGCACCTGAGTCTGTCTTTGGAGAGGGTGAACAGTTGGATGGGCTCAATCTTTTGGTGGTATTTGTCACATAATCTTACAATCGAGTAGAAGGTTGTTTGGTTCTATGTTCTCTATCCAATAATGGCTCGGTTGGTGATATAGATGGAAGTACTGTATCTTGTGTGTCCATATTTTGTAGAGTAACACCTTGTTCATCGAACCCTACATTTGGCTAACCCCCTCTATCATCCATTGTCATATCACCATTTTCTTCCGTACCTCCTGTGTGATCCGTTTCTTCTACACCATTAGTCATatcatcaacaattttttcacAGCTCCAATTTTTAGGAGGAACATCTTTTCTGGTAGTAACATCAATAGAAAAAGGATACTTGGTCTCAATGAATTTAACATCTCAAGAGACAAAAATCTCTTTTGTTTCTAAGTCAACAACTTCCACCCTTTCTTGGAATATGGGTACCCAATAAGCACGCACTTCTTACTCCTACTTGCAAATTTATCATCATTCCTTCTTTGATTATGGGTGTAACATAAGGAGCCAAATATTCTCAAAATGTTCATATGCAGGTTGCTGCCCATGTACCATCTCATATGaagttttttcattcaaaacaaTGGAAGGAGTTCGGTTGATCAAATATGTTGCAGTTAAAATACATTCCCCCTAAAACTTAATAGGAAGATTACCTTGAAATCGCAGTGCTCGAGCCACATTCAAAATATGTCTATGTTTTTCGTTCCACTCtcccattttgttggggtgttcTGGTGCAAGATGTCTGAAAAATTATTCCGCgatcaagaaaatattttttcatgcatGTGAATTCTGTCCCATTATCACTTCTGAATATTTTGACTTGTTCATGAAACTGCCTCTCAAGCAGAGCAAAAAAATTGTGAAGCATTGTCAATATTTCTCGTTTATCACCTAATAGGTATACCCATACAACAcgtgaataataataaattattgccAGAAAATAAAAAGCACCACAAGTAGAAGGAGTTCTATATGGTCCTCATAAATCACAATGAATTAATTCAAATGCACTAGTGTCTTTATGTTCACTCAAAGGAAACTTCTCTCTAGTATGTTTGGCTCTAAAACAGACTTATGTTTTATTCACTATATTGCTATCTGTGTTTTCTAACCTCAGGAATCAACTGAGTGATTTTCAAGGAAGGATGTCCCAACCATTTGTACCACAAGTCCATGGAATGCAAACCATCAGTTTTGTAAGCTCTCACATTTCGAACTCCTCTGAAGAAATAGAGTTCACCCCTCCATTCACCTGCTCCAATCAGCGTCCTCGAAATATGATCCTGCACAACACATAACTTATCAGTGAATTGAACAACACATTTCAATTCATCCACCATCTATGAATCAAATATCAAATTGCAATTCAATTTAGGCACATAGAGAACATTAGTAAGTTTTAAGCCTCCATCTAGCACCACGCTTCCTTCTTTAATCACTGTTGTATGTTGTCCATTAGGAAGTCCAACTAGACAACTTTGAATATCTCGTAGTTCATGCATATGATTCAGGTTTCCAGTCATGTGGTTGGAAGCTCCTGTGTCAATTATCCATGTATTGGTATCACGCTCACCTGTCATCTTGTCATTAGAGTTTGTTTTTTGAGCATTTAGTAATTCTACCAGCGTCTGCCACTGCTCTGTAGTAAGCCCAATCAAACCTGAACTATCTCCTTATGAGATCTTGGTGTCTGCACTTGTTCCACCACTGTGCACAGCATTTGCACGCACTGTTCCTCCTTTTCCTCGTCCAGTTCCCGAGTTGTTGTTGGAATTCAATTCATATGGTGATGAAATCTTCTTCACCATATCATGTTCTTCTTGCTTATGAGACTCATTCTTAGGAGCCTCCTCTTCATGATGACTCATTGTCACTAAATTTCAAGCAAAACCTGTTGGCTCAGATACCATAAAGGATTCTATGACAGAATAATTTTGTTCTATATTTCATGCTTTGCTAAGGTATAAATATATACAAGAGAGTCACAGCAAAATCTCCTAAGATTGAGCTATACAAATTGATTCTCCAAATAAAACTCCTAAGATTACGTCTAAACTAAACAAATTGATTTACATGATCACAGGCTAATAATACGGGATAATAATTGCATATAATTGCACACAAATTTTATTATCTCATTAGAAgggtttaaattttatcaaccCAAGTTCCAACCTGAACTAATCAGGACTGGAAATGTCTACTAGATTTAACTTGGATACCTGACTCAAGCCAGCTCTTTTAAGATTTAATTGAGTTGGGTGGGTTCAAGAGTATATCCAACCTATGTCCACCCCTACCAAATGCGAAATCTTGGTCCAAATAAACTTCTCATCACAAGAAATTTCCTTAAAGATGTAAGGGTTACATGTTACAACCTTTGAAGGTAAGCATGTTGTTAGTGTAACAATAGATGTTTACTCAAATGATGAGAAGTTTGTTACTCACCTTGCTGTCTCTAGTCCACATCTGCTAGTATGAGAAGTAGATGTTGAGTTTAGAGGGAGAGAAATTGAGAGGCTGGAATAGTTTGATTGATATTGCTTGAGTAAGTACTTAGGTTATGTTGAACATCTATATAATAAATTCTTTATAGACTAAGTGGGGACTATTTCCTAGACAAAGAGTAAATGGGTGCTACTTCCTAAATACTAATTCCTATGAAAACTAAATGCATTTAACTTGTGATGCACAAACTCGTTTAGAGCATTTTAGTTAGCACCATCATAGATATAGTGTTATACTAGTGATGAGTGATTCCTCTGACTGCCACAGAACCTGTTAGAAAAGTTGTTTTTCTATTAGCAAATTATACTGCCTTTTTTACAATTGTCATATAGGCAGTTAGctgtttatatttcttaataagAACAAGATGTGGACTAAAAGTTAATAATCAGTTTCATGCCTCCTGAAGAAACTTGATCATTTATCTTGTTTCCAGTATCTGTTGGTGGTGTgcttagtttttcttttaaagatcAAGAACTGCAATTCCCTGCATGTTAACTGGCATATCCTTTATAGATTTCTTCAGAGCTGTAGGCTTTCGATGGAGATTTGATGTAATGCATAGCTCCTTTTTGGATTGTACAAGTTGTGGGATGGATTTTACTTCTAGTTTgctttgataatattttatttaagttgatttaaattttaacttccACTCACTTGTTAGGCTTGTACCTGATGCTTATACTGTACTTGTAGTTgcgaaagaaaataattttattcctGCCATTTATCCTGGAACTTTTCATTGACTTTCAGAAGGAAGAGTGTTCACGTGGGGCTGGGGAGGTTCCAATGGGACATTCTCTGAAGTTGGACATTCTTCTAGTGGACAATTGGTATGCTTCTGCTTCTAAAACAATTTACAAATCCtagtattattaaaaatacatcAAGAGCTGGTTATGCATGTATACACAATAGTCCGAATGCCAGATTCTATGACAAGGACAACAAAAgagaaccaaaaatatatttaagtaacgagaaattgtaaaattaatcATGACTTTCATATGTATATAAAATTTGACACACAAAAGCTTTCTAATTGAAGGCATATTCTTATTAGAGGAATGTGGGATCTGATAAGTCAGACTGGTGCAtctcttaaataaattgattagTTTTTTGCCTTTAGTTTTGCAAAGTGCATAATTATCTGCCATGTGCAACTATAAATAAAGTTTATGCCTTCACTCAGGGTCATGGAAGTGATGTGGATTACATAAATCCTACAAGAGTTTGCTTTGGAGAAGATGTGAAAGCATTGCAAGTTTCATGTGGGTTCAATCATACAGGTGCTATACTTGAATATGCATAGGTTGGCTGCTccaataattcataattattgGTAATTCTTCAAGAAAGATTCAGAATGTGATTCATCTCTTCATGTATCTTCTACACATCACCATGCATATCTTCTAATCCAGGTGGTTGCAGCATGCCCCAATTGAAGCATATATTATCTATCTGTTGTAttataccattttttttctcaggaatatatatacacacaaaaataaagctTCCAGAGATGTACAATACTTGTGTAAAGAAAGAGCAAAGACAACTGcttcaaataaataatgcaAGGGAATGACAGCAGAGAATGAGATAAGGGGGAAATTGTTCCtaggtttattattatttttggttaGCTGAGTTAATACTACTTACTACAGAAACAGGTAAATGCTTATGTCATTTGCTCTTCTTCTAGAATTATTTAAAGTAACTCGTCAGTTGGCGTTGCAATTATATGAGCCTATATGTCTTGCTATTTGTCACCCCATGCGCGGATACTTTTCCAGCATCATAATTGTAAAGCTTTTAGAGATTCTCAGTGATTTATGGTTCTTCTGCAATCTACCACTGAAGGCATTACATCCATCAAATATGATGCATATGGGAATGAGAATCCCAATAACATGGTAAAGCGGTGAGGTAGTTTTCAAAATCACTCTACTCTCTCATAATAATCGTCGTGCAAgaagtaaatatttgttttaaaataattagttttatttttcaatacatcattaattatttttgtttatttatattttttataatattaagtatatagaataaaaaataaaaaaaatggattatttacgataagattaattttgtaaaattattattttatttatttattaattttttttgtgtgtaaaataatcttaaatgaCAATTGTAATAAAACGGAGGGAGTACAATGCAATTAATCTTTATGGATTGGCCCTCATTATTGCACGATGGAGGGAACAATAATATTGCACTTCACAAGTCAAACATTGGCGCTCATTATATTTTACACGAACAAGACCGCCTACGTTTTTTACTGTCATAGACTCATAGGTATTATATAGTTAGTATTTACTAATTTCTTTTGGCTATTTTTGatggaatctcacttaattatttatttatttacaaaactttgtttaaagaaattaagttgGGTTTTAGTTGGACTGGTGAATATGACTATAGTATTGACTccgtcaatgtttttttttcagccCGTCAATGTTGCttgcttttttttaatgattttttcaacATTGTAAATTATCATTGCAGCAAGCAGAAGCCCAGTATTTCAGTTTTGTTTGGACCCGTGATCAATGTTTTGCTAGTGTGCGATAACATACTgttatttagaaaacaaaacttgaaataagatattatatgcaaaatgcaatggcaAAAACTTAAACATCGTTTGATTCCCTTGTttgaagaataattttaaatccgGCTTTATCTTTCTATTCGTATCTTTTTTTTGGTCAACAGTAATATTCTTATCTGAAATGCCACATCTTCACCAGTTCACATAATATATACTGTAAGGTAATAAATGTCTGCGCTGATAGGTCAGTACAGTAGGACATAGCTTTCCAGTAGAGTTTATGATTCGATATTTGAGTTGATAAAACTTTAGTTATTTCGTCCAACCGTTTTAAAAGCAAGTTATCATTATTATGTTAATAAATCTGTCTACTTTGTTATTTTTGCATGGTAAATTGGTAATGATACAATATGTCAAGTATATTATGTTGTTactaaatcatgaaaaaggctACTGGAACTaaaatcaggaaaaaaaatactacttttCCTTATATATAAGActctttttaatttagtttatttttttataagacatTCTTCTGATTGTTTGATGacttgaatatttattttttataatctttaattaatcacacagttatattaattaattgagaagcaattaagtgaaaaaagaaataaaagataatcttaaaaaagtaatataaattattgataaatttaatataattaattaaaaaaattatttttattatgaattagttatatttaagaaaaaaggtACTACtataaaggattaaaaaaaagacatgttaatataaaaatttagctTTATTTAAAAGTGTTGAAAATTCACCTCTAACTCGCCGCAAATGATGAATGAGTTGTGGAAGTGAAGGCCCCAGAAAATGCACAACACAACGTAATGAGGCTTACTGTTACCAGTGATGAGCGATATGATGAGCCCATAATTGAAAAAGGTGGTCCCCACTTTAACAAAACCCTATGTCTACGTGCTCTTGTCCCCTCTGTACATTGGGACCCACTCGCATTCAGTGGGATCATTCAATGTGATCATAATCGACTATATGTTGcacataattattattgttgagAGTTGCAACATGACGCCCTTTTTGATCACCTAATTGATTATGGGAGATGCATAATTGATTATCAgatgtaaagaaagaaaaaaagaaaagggagaaagaagtAAGCCTCACTTGGGTACAACAAGGGCCACGATTCGACTTGAGTCATGGGACAATTTTAGCAACATAGCAAATAATATACCGTGTTGTTCTTGAACTTCTTACTTTCACTCCCTTTCTTCATAATTTGAGATGAAAGTTAAAGCATATGGGTCTCACATTTTTTCAAATCTTTTAGTTGTATTTCATATATAACAAACATCCAATCCCATCTATTATTTTCACCCCTTAGCGGCACATTTCACTTTCATTGCTTTTTCAACCATTTAAACCAAACACTCACTTAGTCTTTGATTCTTAAGTTTGTCTTATTTGCTTGGTCACACAGAAAAGAGAATTagaatggataaaaataataaggataaataataataagtggaaaat encodes the following:
- the LOC114410041 gene encoding ultraviolet-B receptor UVR8, whose product is MLRRSFSKLHLSLRAPGLGFPTRSFSRDAGKRFAALWGNGDYGRLGLGNLDSQWKPVVCPAFRNKTLNAIACGGAHTLFLTEDGCVYATGLNDFGQLGVSESKHYSVEPLCVFGEEKKVVQISAGYNHSCAITVDGELYMWGKNTSGQLGLGKRAPNIVPLPTKVEYLKGINIKMAALGSEHSVAISDGGAAFSWGIGVSGRLGHGHESSVLGFFKSYSEYTPRLIKDLEGIKVKYVAAGLLNSACTDENGCVFVFGERGIEKLRLKEMSDATKPSLISELPSSKEVACGGYHTCVLTNSGELYTWGSNENGCLGIGSSDVIHLPEKVQGPFLKSSVSQVSCGWKHTAAISEGRVFTWGWGGSNGTFSEVGHSSSGQLGHGSDVDYINPTRVCFGEDVKALQVSCGFNHTGAILEYA